The genomic region aacaaaaacactatcCCTAAATttgtgaaattcacagaaatttgttatttgtgttcttttttaaaaattgaaatcATTCCTTAGATGCCGTCTTGTACAAGTTATTTACACGTGATGTTTGATGTAAAATGTGGTTTAGGTGGGAGTTGTTGTGGCTGCAGCACTCCCTTCTTCGACCTGGTTTTTGAGCAGGAGGAACTTCAGCACAGGGTCGAGATACTCCATGATGGTTTCTTTCACTCCCTTCTCTAGCAAGTACCCTTCTGTCTCgatttcagtgttttcctttCCTGCCACTGCCTCCATGGCTGTCTGCAGGAGGCGCAAACTCACCAGCACAGAGCCCTGCAAAAGTGAGAGCGATTGGGGAGCAAGTTAGACAAGGGTAAGCTCTTTAAAACCCAGTGTTGTATGTCTCACATTTTATAAATTACAAGCTCGCTGTGGCACCACAATCTCTGCCTGAAATCATGGTCGGGCTTACCTGTAAGAGGAAGATTGACAGAACTCCAGCCCCAATTGTGTTCATCAGGCCCATGTAGTAGTTGACCAGAGCCTCTCTGCACCCCCGGAGGTAGATGTTGAGCTCTTCGGTTTGGTAATCATAGTTATAGTGAGCTGAATTGTTGGTAAGCTGATACTGCATGCACGGCCGTGGAGAACTGGGGTTACAGCAACTGAATGGGACTCCGTCTACCAAGTAACGGCCATCCACGTTGCTCTTGATGCGGCTATAGAAACAAATGAGGGATTACTAACACTGTTACCACATGATTGTCTTCTTTAGTCACACTTTTTCAATCCAaactctttcattttttaagaaTATGCACAAATGTGAAACCCACTACCCTCCAGCCCCTTACTCTTTCACTTCCTTAGAGCTGAAATCAAGGTAGCGGTTGCTGATCCACTGGACCTCGAACCAATCCCTGAAGTCATTGTTCCCACAACACTGAAACTCCATCTGCAGACGATCGATGTTCTGCTTCTGGAAGCAGCGGCCTGGTGTGTCTGTATCCTTGTAGAAGCGGATGCCATTCCTCAGGCCAGCCTTTAGAGAAGACTCCAGACTGCCCTTCATTGCGTAGCTCATGATGACAGCTAGCAGCATGAGCACGGTGAAGAAGCAAGAGACGGCAAAGTAGGGCTTCAAGAAGTTCTTCCAGCGAGGGAATCGCCCAGCGTCCAGGGCATCCTGACAGATCTTTGATGCAAAGTAGTTGATGCCCAAGGAGGCGAGACCAACAATCATGAGGGTGTTCGGCACAATATGAATGTCTTGGTTATCCATTACCTGAAAGTGAGTCACACAGCAATGTGTGGAATATTAAACCATTCAAATTCATTTCAATAATTATgcagaacaaataaacaaaattagtGAAGTATGAAATTCTATGAAAATcgcactcaccagccactttgtgaggtacacctgttcaactactTGTTAACAAAAATACCTAAGTAGCCAGTCACATGGCAACAACTCAGttcatttaggcatgtagacatggtcaagatgacttGCTCAAGTTCAAATCGAGCATCAGAAGAAAGGTGAGATAAGTGGCTTGGCTGTTGGTgcctggtctgagtatttcggAAACTGCTGATATACTGGGGGCGGGGGGGGGTGTTCTACACAACCATGACTGAAGATTGCTTGTAGCCAGTGAGCTTCAGCTCACACAGAAAATGTCTCTGTGATACTAAAGGTTTAAGTAGAAAGGCCTGACTACCTCAATCCGATAGGTAAGGAATGGTGACTGAAAAAAGAACACTCGTTACAAAcagggtatgcagaagagcatctctgagtgCACAACACATTTAAGcaatgggctacagcagcaaaagACCACATCAGgtaccactcctgtcagctaagaacaggaaattgCGGCTACAATTTGCATGGCCTCTGCAAAATTGAACACCAGAAGACTAGAAAAATGTTGGTCGGGTGAGTCTCGTTttctgccttgtatcaatgatttactttgttgttttggggttgtaATGAtgtggggatattttcttggcacactttgggcccctcagtaccaactgagcatggTTTAAACCCCAAAGCTTACATGCtcctgaccatgtccatccctttatattcacagtgtacccatcttctgacgGCTGTGGCCTTGTACAGGACAACactccatgtcacaaagcttagATAAtcccaaactggtttcttgaacatgataaTGTTCACTGTCCACAAACAGTCTCCACAGCCACCAAATCTTAATCTGGCACCTTTGGGAGTGATGCAACACCAAAATTCAagtcatggatgtgcagccaaaaaaatctgcaataactgtgtgatgctatcatgtcaatatggaccaagcTCTctaaggaatgtttccagcaccatgTTGAAACTTTGCTATGAATAATTAAGTCAGTtcttaaaagcaaaaagcagTTGTGTCAGGTGAATGTCTAATAAAATGTCCAGAGAGCTTATGTTCACAGCCATAAACATAATTGCATGtatatgtaaactttttaaCCAATTTTTCTCCTCTAATAAGTCAGACTGTTCTTCTCCAATGCCTActattttgaatatatagacACTAATGCGGAGAGTACAGTCCTGAAATGAAagttaacatttttgacatcacaacatGCGTTGATGAGGCTTAGAAGGCTTAAAAGGATTCCACCTTTATTTATGAAGAGACGTCAATTTGTAAATGTGCGTAAatatatatagaaataaaacatattgtCAGCATTACTGTCAGATgctaaatgtcataatgaagaACTAGACCAGAATGTATGAGCCACAAGCAGCTGGGGCTTAAAAGTATCGTTCAAGGATACCTGTCGTACATTTAGTAACTCAGAACTCAGTTTGTTATCCACTTCTACCACAcagaacagacacaaacaccacaACTGCATGAAATTGCAGCCACTTCCCTTTTAAATATGGTAGTGAGGTTCTACTGAATGCTGCACTATTTGTCTTTGGTTTGTCTTTGGTTTACGTATTTGGTAAACCAATGTGATTCCAATGGAACATGTTTGTAGAGCACATTTCCTGAAGCTATATGTCAAGCAAACTAACATCCTCAGAGATTCATTTTGGtaaaatggaaatttaaaaaaataatttcattttgaaaacacaacaaagtctTGTGTTCAGTCAAACGTTCTCTGATGATGGGATTAAACCTTTACTGTAATCTACATAATAAGataatattttctttgcatttttcaatCATTCCAAGCGTGTGTAACAATAAAACTGATCATACAAAGCTATGGTGACAGCTTTAAGTAGCAGTAGGGATTAGGGTAATTAAGACTGACGAAGCCTAATTTATGAAATGATGAGTCAGGATCCAAAGTGGGTCACAGGTGTGTTGATTGCCGATTAGCACGGAGATTTCATTTATCCTCTAAGACTTTTTCCTTTTGCATTTTCCCTGAAAATCTAGTGTCTACAGTTAAAACCCAACACAGAAGGCATTTGTTGAGTGTACTCAGGAATATTCACACCTGGTATTATAGCGTATAATCAGATTCTTTAGGCAATTAAATATAGCGTCCCTGATATTTGATGCACAACTTGATGTGAGATTAGAAATATTAGCACTTATTAGTGGTTTATTATTTGACATTATTTGTAATAGTTATCATTGCAGACAACAATAATTTTAATGACTTTCTTCCCATTACACACAGTTACAGTAACTATGCATACTCTTAATACTACATTTCATGCAAATAGTAGTTACCCAGTAGTAATTTTCAGGCATCCTACAATGGGTAAATTCAAAAAGTATAAGAAAGTATTCACTCTAGGAGGTCAAATTTTAAGTACCTCTGCCCTCCTGCGGAGCTCCGTCTTGAGGATGCACCCCAGGGTGAAGGTCGTGGCCCCAGCAACCGTGGCACACCATGACAGGATCCACAGTCCCTGGGCTAGCTTCACCCTTTTCTGAAAGGGGAACTTCATCTTCATCACCACCATGGTTGCAGCAGGGGAATCTTACCAGGTCTCACCGGGGGGTAGGGGAAGGAGAGCGACGAGGCCGCGGGGGACGATGCTGTGCTCTGGCTgtgagagaggagaagagatgAGAGGGAGGACTCCAAAGGCTTAAAGATGAAGATGGCAGAACTGAAACACCCCTGTATAAACAGTGTGAGGACAGTTCAGACACAAAACAGTAGTTTTGtgagaaacaaacaaccaaactaAGAAGTAGAGAGGTTAGCAGAAAGTCCCTGGAAACTTCTGAGTTTTAGAGCTTTACATCACAAGTGGTGCATCTTCAATTAAACTGATGTTGGTGGGTCaaattttaccttattttttcCTAAAAGATTCTGAAAAAAAGTCCAGTtatctccagcaaccactgtGTACCGTCCAATGTGCCACACAGTGGATTTGGCACACTGGATTTGGTAAACCTGGATGCAGGGGGGCGTCTTACCACTAATACCTACCTATCCTATTAAACTGGTTTGTGGATCCAGGCCATTGTCTGCTCAGCATCTGTCACTCATACAGAGGGACATGGATGACAAGCCAAATTGAAATTGACAGGGAGGTATTATTAATACACAAGTCATTATCTGTGTAATGCAGACACTTGGGACACATCTACTGGAAAAAATTACAAAGTACAAGAAAATTacatgagatttaaaaaaatatttagacaAATAggtctaaatatttatttccattttcaaTTTGCCATTATGTAGAAGTCTACAGGTTGAGAAACAGTCAAAGTCCTCTATTGGACCCAGAGTCACTGGCTCTCAACTCTGTGTAGTAATATATGAGGGGAAGAGTAGCCAACTCTCATTACTGCCTGACTGATACTCTGAATCCAAGTAGCATGGTCCCAAGGTGGCAAACATTCTCACCTCCTCATCCATACTGGTACCAATTTTCCATTAATATTTCTGGTCAATATGGTCTCTTTCATTTGCTCTGACTTTGCAGAACTCCTCTTATATGTAAGCAAACAAATCTACAATGAATATTTGTCTCCACCTTCTTAATCAGAACATGTATACAGTGAGATGATGATTTATTACAGTTCACAAAAGGCATCTGAAAGTGTATCACTACTGTTGTACTAATTTTGGTATCAATCCAGGATCAAGTAAATACAGGGTAAGTATTGACATTTTTGCTTTCCACAATTATTAGTCAGtgcaacaaaacacacctttcagcttttcttgtattttgaaactgtaatttttggagacctggaatgtaaagtgcttttctttaaaatgtgatataggccataaataaaatagatgtgaCAGCAATGCTATAAGTTTCAGACGTTTTTCATGTTTAAGGTGTATCtatagatttttttcatttccaaaaaataatttatttaactcAATTCAGTGGATTACATCACTTAGataatagaaacaaagtatccaCGCTGTCATGCTAGTATTGAATTTTTActgtgggtggctgtagctcaggtggtagagcaggtcatctactgatcggaaggttggtggttcgattcccggcttcccctagtctgcatgccaaatatccttgggcaagatactaacctgaaattgctctccgatgcattcattggagtatgaatgtgtgtgaatgtcagttgtgcttgtgtgaatgggtgaatgcacaagttgtgtaaagcgctttgagtgctcagaagagtggaaaagtgctatataagaaccagtccatttacttcttttttttttttttttgctttgctctgcTCTACCAATAACTACCGTACTGGTCcatgaaaagcgctatataaatccaatccattattattattactacagcTATAGCCTGTACATGCTTATAGTTATAGTATATTCATAATAtaccttcataccgtgtacattgtaacataccTATAATAGATCTATAttctgtaatatatctatattattgctaaagcactttctggatggatgcaaactgcattccgttgccttgtacttgtgacatgtacaatgacactaaagttgaattctattctattctattctattcacagctgaaactgtgtctcactgttttgttttgggtttgtttttttcatttcagttagaTGTGACATGGACAGAGACACAACTGTAAAATCTGTTCATTtgcaagcttttattttggcaggATATTGTAATATgaggaaaacagcaaacataacataattttcacattttaaaagctATAGCAATACCGTATttataagtatatatatatattatcagTAGCATGTAAGGCAAGCCTATCATAATTAAATTGTACTATAAACTGAAAGGAAATCAGGTTCAATATAatctttttaactgttttaaatTGTGCTTGATGTTGTTTATAGCATTCAAGAGTATCTAACAGTAGCTAGCTATGTAAATAAGTATAACTTATatgatgactttttaaaattctgcaatgatgaaaaaagaaaaggaactgcagtaatcagccacaacattaaaaccacctgccTAACATTGTGTATGTCCTCCTTTAGCCACAAAACCACATTTGACCTGTTAGAGTATGAACTGTggctattttgttgtttcagcagtgGAACCTTTGGCTCATGTGGGCTCTGTGGTGGAGCCTTGGAGGCCCACCTGTCAGTGGTTTTGGCTGACCATTCTATTTGTATCTATGcaacaaaaatacacatttacattttacaatgaATTAATCAGTTTATCTAAGCTGTACAGGATTTTCCAAGTAGTGGAAaatatatagtatatagtatagtaTAATATAGTATTCATCAACCAACAATCACTTTCAGCAAATGCCAGCTATAATAATTTAAAGCTAGAAACTCATCGCTTTTATTGAATACACCAATTGGACAGTAGGAAAGTTTATCAAAGTAAATCCATAAAATCTACTTTTCAAATTCAGAAATTAAATTACATCAAACATCAAATTAATGTGGCTGAATCCATAAACCACTAAAACGAGCTTATTCATTAAACTTGCTACTACAGCTACATTAAATTAGGATTTTAGTGCAGTCATGTTACTGTCACAGCTTTGTTCGCTCTCCTTTCAGCACCTCATCTGGAATCCCTCCTATCCAGCCATGTACTTCAGCCCTGTCCTGCTCTCTTCCCTCTGTAGTGTAAGAATCACATATGAAGTGGTTTAGCATCCGCTCGGCTGACTGCAGGCTGGCCAAGCTGCTTTCTGCCTTTGACATACTGCTATCTATTGGCCTCCCAATAACCCTGTGGTTGCTTGTGTTCCAATGATGAATGATC from Astatotilapia calliptera chromosome 10, fAstCal1.2, whole genome shotgun sequence harbors:
- the rom1a gene encoding rod outer segment membrane protein 1a, with amino-acid sequence MVVMKMKFPFQKRVKLAQGLWILSWCATVAGATTFTLGCILKTELRRRAEVMDNQDIHIVPNTLMIVGLASLGINYFASKICQDALDAGRFPRWKNFLKPYFAVSCFFTVLMLLAVIMSYAMKGSLESSLKAGLRNGIRFYKDTDTPGRCFQKQNIDRLQMEFQCCGNNDFRDWFEVQWISNRYLDFSSKEVKDRIKSNVDGRYLVDGVPFSCCNPSSPRPCMQYQLTNNSAHYNYDYQTEELNIYLRGCREALVNYYMGLMNTIGAGVLSIFLLQGSVLVSLRLLQTAMEAVAGKENTEIETEGYLLEKGVKETIMEYLDPVLKFLLLKNQVEEGSAAATTTPT